The following are encoded together in the Flavobacterium sp. TR2 genome:
- a CDS encoding multidrug effflux MFS transporter yields the protein MTTKKYIQLILILGSLTALGPFSIDMYLPGFSGIAKDLNTSVAKVSMSLSSYFIGISAGQLLYGPLLDRFGRKKPLFIGLLIYILASLGCIYVADIDSFILLRFVQAIGSCAATVASVAMVRDLFPVKDIPKVFSLLMLVVGLSPMLAPTIGGYVTEDLGWHAVFFILMCMGIVILLASQFGLPNTYQPDTSISLKPKPILSNFALVLKEPQFYTYAFTGAVAFSGLFSYVAASPLVFMDIYKVDAKTYGWIFALMSVSFIGSSQLNSMLLKRFSSEQMIFGALISQSVISIVFLILALNDLLGLYQTIVMLFLFLACLGISNPNTAGLTLAPFAKNTGSASALMGAIQLGIGALASFAVGVFVKNSVTPMVAIMTTTTITAFIVLNIGKRFIKQKVELSDSDDVIVGH from the coding sequence ATGACAACAAAAAAATACATACAGCTCATCCTGATATTAGGTTCTTTAACCGCTCTTGGTCCTTTTTCAATAGATATGTACCTGCCTGGTTTCTCAGGAATTGCAAAAGACTTAAATACTTCTGTGGCTAAAGTTTCTATGAGTTTATCGAGCTATTTTATCGGAATTTCTGCTGGACAGTTGCTTTATGGGCCTCTTTTGGATCGTTTTGGACGCAAAAAGCCTTTATTTATTGGGCTTCTGATCTATATTCTTGCTTCTTTGGGCTGTATTTATGTTGCTGATATTGATTCTTTTATACTGCTGCGTTTTGTTCAAGCCATAGGAAGCTGTGCCGCAACCGTAGCTTCTGTGGCAATGGTTCGCGATTTATTTCCTGTAAAAGATATTCCTAAAGTGTTTTCGCTTTTAATGCTTGTTGTTGGACTTTCTCCTATGCTGGCACCCACTATTGGCGGCTATGTTACCGAAGATTTAGGCTGGCACGCTGTCTTTTTTATACTGATGTGCATGGGAATTGTTATTTTATTGGCTTCGCAATTTGGGTTGCCAAATACATATCAGCCAGATACTTCAATTTCGTTAAAGCCAAAACCGATTCTTTCTAATTTTGCTTTGGTTTTAAAAGAACCTCAATTTTACACTTACGCATTTACAGGTGCGGTCGCTTTTTCAGGATTATTTTCTTATGTGGCAGCCTCTCCACTGGTTTTTATGGATATTTATAAAGTTGATGCTAAAACTTATGGATGGATTTTTGCCTTGATGTCTGTTAGTTTTATCGGCTCAAGTCAGTTGAATTCTATGCTGTTAAAGCGTTTTTCAAGCGAACAGATGATTTTTGGTGCTTTAATTTCTCAATCTGTTATAAGTATTGTGTTCTTAATTTTGGCTTTAAATGACCTTTTGGGATTGTATCAAACTATCGTCATGCTGTTCTTGTTTCTGGCTTGTTTGGGAATCTCAAATCCAAATACTGCTGGATTGACGCTTGCTCCTTTTGCAAAGAATACTGGAAGCGCTTCTGCATTAATGGGCGCAATTCAGTTAGGAATTGGAGCTTTGGCATCGTTTGCGGTTGGTGTTTTTGTTAAAAATTCTGTTACTCCTATGGTTGCAATCATGACCACTACAACTATTACAGCATTTATTGTTCTAAATATCGGAAAACGTTTCATTAAACAAAAAGTAGAATTGTCTGATAGCGACGATGTTATAGTAGGCCATTAA
- a CDS encoding NAD(P)/FAD-dependent oxidoreductase: MKIVIIGGGFAGINLAKELVNQPQIQVTLVDKNNYNFFPPLIYQVATAFLEPSSISYPFRKFFAGKKNLQFRLGELLSVSPAEKKITLSNGELEYDYLVFATGAETSYFGMENVMKNAIPMKTLNDAIVMRNTLLKNLEKAAICKDMRKRRKLLTIVVAGGGPTGVEVSGMFAEMRKNILLKEYPELDTSASNVYLVDGGDALLSPMSKDSQKDTLEALTKLGVVVKLNTKVVDYVDDTVVFENGETIKTKNLIWAAGVSARIFEGIPKESYGRGRRMATDEFNKVKGVENIYAIGDTAILAGDKNFPDGHPQVAQVAIQQGLNLAKNFKAMVANKPLKPFAYKDKGSMAIIGKAKAVVDLPSPKWHFKGFFAWIIWLFIHLISLITYRNRLNTFWNWMVAYFAKDQSLRMIIRPDKKTQN, encoded by the coding sequence ATGAAGATAGTCATTATTGGAGGCGGATTTGCAGGAATCAATCTAGCAAAAGAGCTTGTAAATCAGCCTCAAATACAAGTAACGCTTGTAGACAAGAATAATTATAACTTTTTCCCTCCACTTATATATCAGGTTGCAACGGCATTTTTAGAACCATCGAGCATCAGCTATCCTTTTAGGAAATTTTTTGCCGGTAAAAAAAATCTACAGTTTCGTTTAGGCGAACTATTGTCTGTTTCTCCTGCTGAAAAGAAAATCACTTTAAGCAACGGAGAACTAGAATACGATTACCTTGTTTTTGCCACTGGAGCTGAAACGAGCTATTTTGGAATGGAAAACGTGATGAAAAACGCTATTCCGATGAAAACCTTAAATGATGCCATCGTAATGCGTAATACACTGCTTAAAAACCTTGAAAAAGCTGCCATATGCAAGGATATGCGCAAAAGACGTAAATTACTTACAATTGTAGTAGCAGGAGGGGGGCCAACAGGAGTGGAAGTTTCTGGAATGTTTGCTGAAATGAGAAAAAATATTCTGCTGAAAGAATATCCAGAATTAGACACCTCTGCCAGCAATGTTTATTTAGTCGATGGCGGTGATGCGCTTTTGTCGCCAATGAGCAAAGATTCACAAAAAGATACTTTAGAAGCGCTAACAAAACTTGGAGTTGTAGTAAAATTAAACACCAAAGTAGTTGATTATGTAGACGATACTGTAGTTTTTGAAAATGGAGAAACCATTAAAACCAAAAACTTAATTTGGGCTGCAGGAGTATCTGCCAGAATTTTCGAAGGAATTCCTAAAGAAAGCTATGGGCGCGGCAGACGTATGGCAACTGATGAATTTAATAAAGTAAAGGGTGTAGAGAATATCTATGCAATTGGAGATACCGCTATTTTAGCAGGAGATAAAAATTTCCCTGACGGTCACCCGCAGGTTGCACAGGTGGCTATTCAGCAAGGTTTAAATCTGGCGAAGAATTTTAAAGCCATGGTTGCCAATAAACCTCTTAAACCATTCGCTTACAAAGACAAAGGATCAATGGCAATTATCGGAAAAGCAAAAGCAGTTGTAGATTTGCCAAGTCCAAAATGGCATTTTAAAGGTTTCTTTGCTTGGATCATCTGGCTGTTTATCCATTTAATTTCTTTGATTACGTACAGAAACAGATTAAACACATTTTGGAACTGGATGGTTGCGTATTTCGCAAAAGACCAATCTCTCAGAATGATTATCAGACCAGATAAAAAGACGCAAAATTAG
- a CDS encoding DEAD/DEAH box helicase gives MSQPFSTLGISAPILKALSELNIVEPTEIQQKTIPLFLGETHDIVGLAKTGTGKTAAFGLPLLQLANTESNAVQAVVLVPTRELGQQIFRNLESFSKYIPNISIAQICGGTPIKPQIERLKEGAQIVVATPGRLIDLIQRKAIDLKQTDYLVLDEADEMVAILKESLDEIVAELPKKHRTLLFSATLPGTIKQLIQNYLHKNVVQISASMETVGNEGIDHEYIVVDPIEKLEVLMHFLNSRDGERGIIFCKTKAAVNKLAKNLAINKFSSGALHGSLTQGIRDRIMEQFREGHINILVATDLAARGIDVKEISYVINYHLPDTYENYVHRSGRTARAGAKGLSLTVLQQEEVFEIADFERELGIRFSEFKKPSAASLEENNMLLWAKQIFKTKPNHELSGDLKTKVKTIFHHLTKDELIEKLMASYVLQNKIDIVDKTVKKFKK, from the coding sequence ATGTCTCAACCATTCTCAACATTAGGAATTTCAGCACCAATTTTAAAGGCTTTAAGCGAATTAAATATTGTTGAACCAACAGAAATTCAGCAGAAAACAATTCCGTTATTTTTGGGCGAAACCCATGATATTGTAGGTTTAGCTAAAACAGGAACAGGAAAAACTGCCGCTTTTGGACTCCCGCTGCTTCAATTGGCAAACACAGAATCGAATGCCGTTCAAGCTGTAGTTCTAGTGCCAACAAGAGAATTGGGACAGCAGATTTTTAGAAACTTAGAAAGTTTTTCAAAATATATTCCTAATATATCTATCGCTCAAATTTGTGGAGGAACTCCAATAAAACCTCAAATAGAGCGATTGAAAGAAGGCGCTCAAATCGTTGTGGCAACTCCGGGACGTTTAATTGATTTGATTCAGCGCAAAGCGATCGATTTGAAGCAGACGGATTATTTAGTTTTAGACGAAGCTGACGAAATGGTGGCAATACTAAAAGAAAGCTTAGATGAAATTGTTGCCGAACTGCCTAAAAAACACCGCACTTTATTATTTTCGGCAACGCTCCCTGGAACGATCAAACAGCTGATACAGAATTATTTACATAAAAATGTAGTTCAGATAAGCGCCAGCATGGAAACAGTTGGAAACGAAGGAATTGACCACGAATATATTGTGGTGGATCCTATTGAAAAACTGGAAGTTTTAATGCATTTTTTAAATTCTAGAGACGGAGAACGTGGAATTATCTTCTGCAAAACAAAAGCTGCTGTGAATAAATTAGCTAAAAATCTGGCGATAAATAAGTTCTCATCGGGTGCGCTTCATGGAAGTTTGACACAGGGAATTCGTGATAGAATCATGGAGCAGTTTCGTGAAGGGCACATCAATATTCTGGTTGCAACCGATCTGGCGGCAAGAGGAATTGACGTAAAAGAAATCTCATATGTGATTAATTACCATCTTCCTGACACTTACGAAAATTACGTTCACCGAAGCGGAAGAACTGCAAGGGCGGGGGCAAAAGGACTTTCTTTAACTGTTTTGCAGCAAGAAGAAGTTTTTGAAATTGCAGATTTTGAAAGAGAATTGGGAATTAGATTTTCAGAGTTTAAAAAACCTTCAGCTGCGAGTCTAGAAGAAAACAATATGCTTTTATGGGCCAAACAGATCTTTAAAACAAAACCAAATCATGAACTTTCAGGAGATTTAAAAACTAAGGTTAAAACCATTTTTCACCATTTGACTAAAGACGAACTAATCGAGAAATTAATGGCAAGTTATGTCCTACAGAACAAAATCGATATAGTTGATAAAACCGTTAAAAAATTCAAAAAGTAA
- a CDS encoding DEAD/DEAH box helicase gives MSQTLEIQREDKKELYAYQKGDIDAIFDRLDNAPPKHHLLYQLPTGGGKTVIFSEIVRRYLSNNDKKVVVLTHRIELCKQTSKMLTGFGVTNKIINSKVKELPDQNDFSCFVAMVETLKNRINDEKLHLDNIGLVIIDEAHYNSFRKLLNSFKNAFILGVTATPLSSNIKLPMHQSYHELIVGDTIGSLIDKGFLARATTYSYDVGLTSLKVGINGDYTVKSSDDLYTNTLMQEKLLHAYTERSLGKKTLIFNNGIHTSLYVYETFREAGYDIRHLDNTSSSEERKDILQWFKKTPDAILTSVGILTTGFDEPTVETIILNRATKSLTLYFQMIGRGSRKLPGKDEFTVIDLGNNAARFGLWSDPVNWQHIFKSPEFYLENLRDDHEIEMFFKYSMPPELRAKFSKTADVGFDVDEEHKLIIKQNLRSKVVLDKSLDQHASMCVDNTETLQEAKMLAKELEDDIEDRIKRYSKCLSQCSKNYREWLVDDYKQRLTLLIGKKYREKIMNEPD, from the coding sequence ATGTCTCAAACTTTAGAAATACAAAGAGAAGATAAAAAAGAACTGTATGCATACCAAAAAGGCGATATTGATGCCATTTTTGACCGTTTAGATAATGCTCCTCCAAAACACCATTTACTGTATCAGCTTCCGACAGGGGGAGGAAAAACAGTAATATTTTCTGAAATCGTTCGCCGCTATTTGTCTAATAATGACAAAAAAGTGGTTGTTTTAACGCACCGTATCGAACTTTGCAAGCAAACTTCAAAAATGCTGACAGGTTTTGGCGTTACAAACAAAATAATCAATAGTAAAGTAAAAGAATTGCCGGATCAAAATGATTTTTCTTGTTTTGTGGCAATGGTTGAAACATTAAAAAACCGTATTAATGATGAAAAGCTTCATCTGGACAATATTGGTTTAGTTATTATTGATGAGGCACACTACAACTCATTTAGAAAATTATTAAACTCATTTAAAAATGCTTTTATTCTTGGAGTAACGGCAACGCCTTTGAGTTCTAATATTAAATTGCCAATGCACCAAAGCTACCACGAACTTATTGTTGGCGACACTATTGGTTCATTGATTGATAAAGGATTTTTGGCTAGAGCAACGACTTATAGCTACGATGTTGGATTGACTTCGCTGAAAGTAGGTATCAACGGTGATTATACCGTAAAATCTTCAGACGATTTATATACGAATACTTTGATGCAGGAGAAACTGCTTCATGCGTACACAGAACGTTCTCTAGGAAAGAAAACATTGATTTTTAATAACGGTATCCATACTTCTTTATATGTATATGAAACTTTTAGAGAAGCAGGTTACGATATTAGACACTTAGATAATACAAGCAGTTCTGAAGAGCGTAAAGACATTTTGCAATGGTTTAAAAAGACTCCGGATGCAATTTTGACTTCTGTCGGAATTTTAACAACTGGTTTTGATGAGCCGACTGTAGAAACGATCATTTTGAACAGAGCAACAAAATCTCTGACATTGTATTTCCAAATGATTGGCCGAGGTTCTCGTAAATTGCCTGGAAAAGATGAGTTTACAGTTATTGATTTAGGAAACAATGCGGCCCGTTTTGGTTTATGGAGCGATCCTGTAAACTGGCAGCATATTTTTAAATCGCCAGAGTTTTACTTGGAAAATCTGCGTGACGACCATGAAATTGAAATGTTCTTTAAATACAGTATGCCGCCAGAATTGCGAGCAAAATTCAGCAAAACAGCCGATGTAGGTTTTGATGTAGATGAAGAGCACAAATTAATCATTAAACAAAATCTTCGTTCTAAAGTCGTTTTAGATAAATCTCTAGATCAGCACGCTTCGATGTGTGTAGACAATACAGAAACGCTGCAGGAAGCAAAAATGCTGGCTAAAGAACTAGAAGATGATATCGAAGACCGTATTAAACGTTATTCTAAATGTTTAAGCCAATGCAGTAAAAACTACCGCGAATGGCTGGTGGACGATTACAAACAAAGATTAACTTTATTGATTGGTAAAAAGTATCGTGAAAAAATCATGAACGAACCAGATTGA
- a CDS encoding DUF6155 family protein, translated as MSKRDLKKYLGELTKEQLEEQLIELYEKFAPVKVYYDFVFNPKEDKLLQEAKVKISHEYFPIKKPGAKWRPKAKMRRSVAQKLIKHFMMLGVDSYVVADIMLYNIEIAQTFSSQNFIKQELFYKSIFNSFEQAVNFIVSNGIFNDFKLRINAIQEETLAQKWKNKYDFEAILEKIGY; from the coding sequence ATGAGTAAAAGAGATTTAAAAAAATATTTAGGCGAATTAACCAAAGAGCAATTGGAGGAACAATTGATAGAATTGTACGAGAAATTTGCTCCTGTAAAAGTATATTATGACTTTGTTTTTAACCCAAAAGAAGACAAATTGCTTCAGGAAGCAAAAGTCAAAATCTCGCACGAATATTTCCCGATCAAAAAACCTGGAGCAAAATGGCGTCCAAAAGCCAAAATGCGAAGATCGGTTGCTCAAAAATTAATCAAACATTTTATGATGTTGGGCGTAGACTCATATGTTGTTGCCGATATTATGCTTTACAATATAGAAATTGCGCAAACGTTTTCTTCGCAAAATTTCATCAAGCAGGAATTATTCTACAAAAGCATCTTCAATTCTTTTGAACAGGCGGTAAATTTTATTGTCTCTAATGGAATTTTTAATGATTTTAAATTGCGAATTAATGCAATTCAGGAGGAAACTTTAGCGCAAAAATGGAAAAATAAGTACGATTTTGAGGCCATTTTAGAGAAAATCGGCTACTAA
- a CDS encoding DUF3817 domain-containing protein → MLKIFKVTAILEGISYLVLFANMLIIKNNNPELYHTLLRPLGMTHGVLFIGYILLAFLLKKSMNWDLKTFAIILVASLIPFGTFYIEKKYLETKANA, encoded by the coding sequence ATGCTCAAGATTTTCAAAGTTACTGCCATTTTAGAGGGGATCTCTTATTTAGTGTTATTTGCTAATATGTTGATTATCAAAAATAATAATCCTGAACTTTATCATACTTTATTGCGTCCGTTAGGAATGACACACGGCGTTTTATTTATCGGATACATTCTTTTGGCCTTTTTATTGAAAAAATCAATGAACTGGGATTTAAAAACTTTTGCAATCATTTTAGTTGCTTCTCTTATTCCGTTTGGAACTTTTTATATTGAGAAAAAATATCTAGAAACTAAGGCAAATGCATAA
- a CDS encoding mechanosensitive ion channel family protein, translated as MHKLLEKIFNFLYPVFRDWGMSRNVASYTSLVINIAILIALAYVIYYAAKFILVTLTAVFAQRTKTKFDDYLIQNKTTRYTAYLIPFFFIYKAVPVILDKYEYWESMFGKIVGIYIVLLGLWIVRTIFNSLRDYLKQKPEYSDKPIDSFVQVIMIVLWIFGVAMIISTLFGIKKGELLTILGTLSAIIILIFRDTILGFVSSVQVAINDMVRIGDWITMDKFGADGDVIEINLTTVKVRNFDNTITTIPTYALSSDSFQNWRGMQKSDGRRIKRHILIKSSTIRFLNDEDLRQLRRVQLITSYIDSRQAEIDKYNDLRGIDKTLSLNGRNMTNLGLFRKYIMQYLHDHPGLNKNMHIMCRQLQSTAHGVPLEIYVFSSDKRWANYEYIMADIFDHVMASVRYFDLEIFELPSTLN; from the coding sequence ATGCATAAGCTTTTGGAGAAAATATTTAATTTTTTATATCCTGTTTTTAGAGATTGGGGAATGAGCCGTAATGTGGCGTCTTATACCAGTCTAGTCATTAATATTGCTATTTTGATAGCGCTGGCTTATGTAATTTATTACGCAGCCAAATTTATCTTGGTCACTTTGACTGCTGTGTTTGCTCAGCGAACCAAAACTAAATTTGACGATTATCTAATTCAGAATAAAACAACTAGATATACCGCCTACCTAATTCCGTTTTTCTTTATCTATAAAGCTGTTCCCGTTATTTTGGATAAATACGAGTATTGGGAATCCATGTTTGGAAAAATCGTCGGCATCTACATCGTTCTGCTCGGATTATGGATTGTTAGAACTATTTTTAATTCGTTGCGCGATTATTTAAAACAAAAACCTGAGTATAGCGACAAACCAATTGACAGTTTTGTTCAGGTTATTATGATTGTGCTCTGGATTTTTGGCGTTGCCATGATTATTTCGACTTTATTCGGAATCAAAAAAGGCGAACTATTAACTATTCTAGGAACACTTTCGGCAATTATCATCTTAATTTTCAGAGATACAATCCTTGGGTTCGTTTCAAGTGTTCAGGTTGCGATAAACGATATGGTTCGAATTGGCGACTGGATTACAATGGATAAATTTGGAGCTGATGGTGATGTTATCGAAATCAATCTGACCACTGTAAAAGTTCGAAACTTTGACAACACCATTACCACAATTCCGACTTATGCTTTAAGTTCCGATTCCTTTCAGAACTGGCGCGGAATGCAGAAATCTGATGGGAGGCGTATTAAAAGGCATATTTTGATAAAAAGCAGTACAATTCGTTTTTTAAATGATGAAGATTTGCGCCAATTGCGAAGAGTACAGCTGATAACCTCTTATATTGACAGCCGTCAAGCGGAAATTGACAAGTACAATGACCTTAGAGGAATTGATAAAACGCTTTCGCTAAATGGCCGAAACATGACCAATTTAGGGTTGTTTAGAAAATACATTATGCAGTATTTGCATGACCATCCGGGATTGAACAAAAATATGCATATTATGTGTAGGCAGTTGCAATCAACCGCGCACGGAGTCCCGTTGGAAATTTATGTTTTTTCAAGCGACAAACGCTGGGCAAATTACGAATATATCATGGCCGATATTTTTGACCACGTTATGGCATCTGTAAGGTATTTTGATCTTGAAATTTTTGAACTGCCTTCAACGTTAAATTGA
- a CDS encoding glyoxalase, with translation MEDRDTFLKEFRGETLGTVSAQSSADEIFQNQTIRPILKLQNDLFIAVFINYVNKNKPDFYSYSVEKKLQTIENSIQKDIKFRNSLKGIVMALFTVDEYNTYIQNSSDLNKRMMNLLIDRLKNQVQLFEVESN, from the coding sequence ATGGAAGATAGAGACACTTTTTTAAAAGAATTCAGAGGCGAAACTTTAGGAACCGTAAGCGCTCAATCTTCAGCAGATGAGATCTTTCAAAACCAAACCATCAGACCTATTTTGAAGCTCCAAAATGACTTATTCATTGCCGTTTTTATCAATTATGTAAACAAAAACAAACCTGATTTTTATTCGTACTCGGTAGAAAAGAAACTTCAGACAATCGAAAATTCCATTCAAAAAGACATTAAGTTTAGAAATTCGCTAAAAGGAATCGTAATGGCGCTTTTTACAGTCGACGAATACAATACTTATATCCAAAATTCTTCGGACTTAAATAAAAGAATGATGAATTTGCTGATTGATAGATTGAAAAATCAGGTGCAGCTGTTTGAAGTGGAATCAAACTAA
- a CDS encoding dehydrogenase E1 component subunit alpha/beta yields the protein MLFYRQNLTDAQLLDLYKKILKPRLIEEKMLILIRQGKVSKWFSGIGQEAIAVGVTAVLDQSEYILPMHRNLGVFTTREIPLHRLFSQWQGKADGFTKGRDRSFHFGTQEYNIIGMISHLGPQLGIADGIALANKLQDNKKITAVFTGEGATSEGDFHEALNIAAVWKLPVMFVIENNGYGLSTPTNEQYACENLADKGIGYGIESWIIDGNNIVEIYNKLSQLKKEMQENPRPILLEFKTFRMRGHEEASGTKYVPQDLMDQWELRDPVTNYRKYLTENGILTPELDEQFHAEIKAEIDENWAIANAEPEIEPTYSGELDDVYEEFQYEEYSPGTELENIRFIDAIRNSLEQSMWRHKNLVIMGQDIAEYGGAFKITDNFVDVFGKDRIRNTPICESAVISTGMGLSINGYKAIVEMQFADFVSTGFNPIVNLLAKSHYRWGEKADVVIRMPCGGGTQAGPFHSQTNEAWFTKTPGLKVVYPAFPYDAKGLLNTAINDPNPVLFFEHKLLYRSIYQDVPKDYYTIPLGKAALVKEGKSVTIISFGAPVHWALDTLAKHPEIDADLIDLRTLQPLDTETIFTSVKKTGKAIIYQEDTMFGGIASDISALIMENCFEYLDAPVKRVASLDSPIPFTKALEDQFLPKNRFEESLKDLLKY from the coding sequence ATGCTTTTTTATCGCCAAAACCTGACTGACGCGCAATTATTAGATTTATACAAGAAAATATTAAAACCCAGACTGATCGAAGAAAAGATGCTCATCTTAATTCGGCAGGGAAAAGTTTCCAAATGGTTTTCTGGAATTGGGCAAGAAGCTATTGCCGTTGGAGTTACTGCCGTTTTAGATCAGTCAGAATATATACTTCCAATGCACCGAAATCTAGGTGTGTTTACAACGAGAGAAATCCCCCTTCATCGGCTGTTTTCGCAATGGCAGGGAAAAGCTGATGGTTTTACTAAAGGACGGGACAGAAGTTTTCACTTTGGGACACAGGAATATAATATTATTGGAATGATTTCGCATCTTGGTCCGCAACTTGGAATTGCTGACGGAATTGCTCTTGCAAATAAACTTCAAGACAATAAAAAAATAACCGCAGTTTTTACCGGTGAAGGCGCCACAAGCGAAGGTGATTTTCATGAAGCTTTAAATATTGCAGCGGTTTGGAAGCTACCTGTCATGTTTGTCATCGAAAATAATGGCTACGGACTTTCTACACCTACCAACGAGCAATATGCGTGTGAAAATCTTGCCGATAAAGGAATTGGCTACGGAATTGAAAGTTGGATTATTGACGGAAATAATATTGTAGAGATTTACAATAAACTGTCTCAACTAAAGAAAGAAATGCAGGAAAATCCACGTCCTATTTTGTTGGAATTTAAAACTTTCAGAATGCGCGGGCACGAAGAGGCAAGCGGCACTAAATATGTTCCTCAGGATTTAATGGATCAATGGGAGTTGAGAGATCCTGTTACGAACTACAGAAAATATTTGACCGAAAACGGAATTCTAACTCCAGAATTAGACGAGCAATTTCATGCAGAAATTAAAGCTGAAATTGACGAAAATTGGGCTATAGCCAATGCCGAACCGGAAATAGAACCAACTTATAGCGGAGAATTAGATGATGTCTACGAAGAGTTTCAATATGAAGAATATAGCCCAGGCACAGAATTAGAAAATATTCGTTTTATAGACGCTATCCGAAATAGTTTGGAGCAATCGATGTGGCGCCATAAAAACCTTGTCATCATGGGACAGGATATTGCTGAATATGGTGGAGCTTTTAAAATTACAGACAATTTTGTGGATGTTTTCGGAAAAGACAGAATTCGTAATACGCCAATCTGCGAAAGTGCTGTAATTTCGACAGGAATGGGACTTTCTATAAATGGCTATAAAGCGATTGTAGAAATGCAATTTGCTGATTTTGTTTCGACTGGATTTAATCCGATTGTAAATCTTTTGGCAAAATCTCATTACCGCTGGGGCGAAAAGGCCGATGTTGTCATTCGTATGCCTTGCGGGGGCGGAACGCAGGCAGGACCATTTCATTCGCAGACCAATGAAGCTTGGTTTACCAAAACTCCTGGCTTAAAAGTGGTATATCCTGCATTTCCGTATGACGCAAAAGGACTTTTGAATACTGCAATCAATGATCCGAATCCAGTTTTATTCTTCGAACATAAATTATTGTATCGCAGTATTTATCAAGATGTTCCGAAAGACTATTATACCATTCCTTTAGGTAAAGCAGCTTTGGTTAAAGAAGGAAAATCGGTAACTATTATATCGTTTGGAGCTCCTGTTCATTGGGCTTTAGATACTTTAGCCAAACATCCGGAAATCGATGCAGATTTAATCGATTTAAGAACTTTACAGCCTTTGGATACCGAAACTATTTTTACTTCAGTTAAAAAAACAGGAAAAGCCATAATCTATCAAGAAGACACTATGTTTGGCGGAATCGCAAGTGATATTTCAGCTTTAATTATGGAAAATTGCTTTGAATATCTGGATGCCCCAGTAAAACGCGTGGCAAGTTTAGATTCTCCAATTCCGTTTACAAAAGCGCTCGAAGATCAGTTTTTGCCTAAGAATAGGTTTGAAGAGTCCTTGAAAGATTTATTAAAATATTAA
- a CDS encoding isopenicillin N synthase family dioxygenase, with the protein MQNIPSVDLRDFLSDDPKRKQKFVNEIGSAFENIGFVALKGHFLDDQLVNELYGEIRNFFALPIETKHNYEIPGIGGQRGYVSFGKEHAKGRKEGDLKEFWHFGQYVDKDSRWASEYPDNVEVKELPRFNAVGKEAYQKLEKTGVYVLRALALHLGLDEFYFDEYAKEGNSILRPIHYPPITSEPENAIRAAAHGDINLITLLMGAQGKGLQVQNHNGDWIDAIAEDDELVINVGDMLSRHTNNKLKSTIHQVVNPPRELWGTSRYSIPFFMHPVSDMRLDCLENCIDEENPKKYEDITAGEFLYERLVELGLIKK; encoded by the coding sequence ATGCAAAACATTCCTAGTGTAGACTTACGTGATTTCCTTTCGGACGACCCGAAACGTAAACAAAAATTTGTAAATGAAATCGGCAGTGCATTTGAAAACATTGGCTTCGTAGCCTTAAAAGGTCATTTTCTGGATGATCAATTGGTAAACGAACTTTATGGTGAAATTAGAAACTTTTTCGCCTTGCCAATAGAAACTAAGCATAATTATGAAATTCCTGGAATTGGCGGACAAAGAGGTTATGTATCTTTTGGTAAAGAACATGCTAAAGGACGCAAAGAAGGAGATTTGAAAGAATTTTGGCATTTTGGCCAATACGTTGACAAAGATTCAAGATGGGCTTCTGAATACCCAGACAATGTTGAAGTTAAAGAATTACCACGTTTTAACGCAGTTGGTAAAGAAGCGTATCAAAAATTGGAAAAAACGGGTGTTTATGTTTTAAGAGCTTTAGCTTTACATTTAGGCCTTGATGAGTTTTATTTTGATGAATATGCAAAAGAAGGAAACTCTATTTTAAGACCAATCCATTACCCTCCTATTACTTCTGAGCCAGAAAACGCAATTCGCGCGGCAGCTCACGGAGATATCAATTTGATCACATTATTGATGGGGGCTCAAGGTAAAGGATTGCAGGTTCAGAATCACAATGGCGATTGGATTGATGCTATTGCTGAAGACGACGAGTTGGTAATCAATGTTGGTGATATGTTGTCTAGACACACTAACAATAAGTTGAAATCTACAATTCATCAGGTGGTAAATCCGCCAAGAGAATTATGGGGAACTTCACGCTATTCAATTCCGTTTTTCATGCACCCAGTAAGCGATATGCGTCTGGATTGCCTTGAAAACTGCATTGATGAAGAAAACCCAAAGAAATACGAAGATATTACAGCTGGAGAGTTCTTATACGAACGTTTAGTAGAATTAGGTTTAATTAAGAAATAA